The genomic stretch AGGACCTCGGCGTGCAGCGGTCGCAGGAACGAGCCGTCGAACAGGCCCAGCGCTCCGGTGGCGACCGCCACCACGATGCCGGCGCCGGCGATGGCCAGGTAGGGCCGCTGGAGCATGCGGGTACGGGCGGAGGACGCCGACAGGTACGCCAGCGCCAGCGCGCAGGTTCCCAGGAGGGCGGCGATGAACCCGCCACCCGGTGCGGTGTGGCCCCGCAGGAGCGCATAGAGCGAGCCGAGCAGCATCAGCGGGACGAGGAAGCGGTCGAGCACGGTCAGGAACACGGCGTTGCGCTGCGGGTCGGACAACGGGTTGTCTACCTGCGGCTGCGGTGTGCCCTCGACCGCCGGGTGGGCGGTGAGCAGGGCGCTCACCGCCATCGCCGCGACGGCGACGACGACGAGTTCACCGAAGGTGTCCAGGGCGCGGAAGTCCACCAGGATGGTGTTGACGATGTTGGTGCCGCCGGTGAGGCTCTGCGCCTCGCGCAGGAAGTGCTCCCCCGCCGGTGACAGCGGCCGGTGTCCGGTGAACGCCAGGGTCGCCAGGGTGGCCGTGATCCCGGCGGCGAGGGCGGCTGCGGCGGCCAGCACAGAGCGCCTGGTACCGACGGGGGCGAAGTGGGGACGCATACGACGCAGCACCAGCACCATGATCACGACCGTGAGGATCTCAACCAGCAGTTGCGTCAACGCCACGTCGGAGGCGCCGAGCACGAAGAACCACACGGCGACGGAGAACCCCACGACGCCGGTGGCGATGACCGCGGTCAGGCGTACCCGGGCGCGGACCACCGTGACGATCCCGACCACCAGGACCACCAGCAGCCCCACGTCCAGCGCGTGCGGACGCAGGGTGGGCGGCGCGCCCGGCCAGACGGCGACCACGCCGAGCCCGGCCAGCCCGAGCAGCACGACCGGCGTCGCGATGTGGGCCGCCGGGGCGTTGCTGCGGGTCAGGGCACCGACCCGGCGACCGAACGCGATGGTGCCGTCGTGCAGGGCCTGGACCGCCCGCACGCCCGAGCCCGGGAACAGCGCCCGGTCCAGGAGGCGGTCGGTGTGGCCCCGCCACACCGTCAGCAGCACACCGGCCGCGATGGCGAGCACCGACAGCATCAGCGGCCCACCGAAGCCGTGCCACAGGTAGACGCCGCCGACCTCGGCGAGCGGGGTGCCGGCGGTCGCCGCGGCCGCGTTGCGGACGAGGTCGGCGGGTAGCCAGGCGGCGACTCCGAGGACGGCACCAGCGAGCGCGGTGAGGCTGATCGCCGCGGACATCGACGCGGTCGGGCGCCACGGTCGGACCTCCGGGGCGGCCCCGGGGAGAAGGGTGAGGATCACCCGGGCGCTGTAGGCCACGGTCAGCACCGCACCGGCGGCGGCGACCAGCGCCACCAGCCAGCCGACCGCCGCCGCGGCGGGTGCACCGAGCATGGCCTCGAAGATCATCTCCTTGCTGATGAACCCGAGGGTCGGCAGGACTCCGGCCATGCTGGCCACGGCGAGTGTGATCATCGTCGCGGCCCACGGCATCGACCGTGCCAGGCCACGCAGCCGGCGCAGGTCGCGGGTGCCGGTACGCCGCTCCATCAGCCCGACGTGCATGAACGCGGCCGACTTGAACAGCGCGTGTGCGACGACGTGCACGCTCGCCGCCAGCATCGCCTCGGTGGTGCCGACACCGATCACCGCCACCAGCAAGCCGAGCTGGCTGACCGTCGAGTACGCCAGGAGTTCCTTCATGTCGTGGCGTTGCAGTGCGAACAGCGCGCCCATCACGGCGGTGAGCAGGCCGACGGTGACCAGCAGCACCGGCCAGACCGGCGCGTGTGACGCCGCACCGGCGAAGAGCATGAGCAGGTAGATGCCTGCCTTGACCATCGCGGCGGCATGCAGGTAGGCGCTGACCGGCGCGGGAGCGACCATCGCGTCGGCCAGCCACGAGTGGAACGGGAACTGAGCTGCCTTGGTCATCGCCGCCACCGCGACCAGCACCGCCACCGTGGTGCCGAACACCGGGTCGGCGCCCCACGCCGGGTGCGCCAACGCGGCGGTCAGCTCGGTGGTGCCCGTCCGAGCCGCGACGAGCGCCACGGCACCCAGCAGCGACAGCCCACCGGCCACCGTCACCAGCAACGTGCGGGTCGCCGGCGGCCCGGCGGTCGGGCCGGACCGCGCGATCAGCAGGTACGAGCAGACGGTGGTCAACTCCCACGCCACCCACAGCACCACCAGGTCGTCGGCCAGCACCAACAGCAGCATCGCCGCGGCGAACCCGGTCATCAGGGTGTAGAAGCCGCTCGGCCGCCGATCGGTGAGGTACGACGTCGAGTAGGCCATGATCACGGCGCCGATCCCGAGGACCAGCAGCGCGAACAGCATCGACAGCCCGTCGAGCCGCAGCCGCAA from Micromonospora craniellae encodes the following:
- a CDS encoding DUF4040 family protein, with translation MSLILTLLVVAALVPLVPVLTRLLGRQAGWVLAAGLLLASAPLIHGSAGTQTVSETVAWMPTVDVALRLRLDGLSMLFALLVLGIGAVIMAYSTSYLTDRRPSGFYTLMTGFAAAMLLLVLADDLVVLWVAWELTTVCSYLLIARSGPTAGPPATRTLLVTVAGGLSLLGAVALVAARTGTTELTAALAHPAWGADPVFGTTVAVLVAVAAMTKAAQFPFHSWLADAMVAPAPVSAYLHAAAMVKAGIYLLMLFAGAASHAPVWPVLLVTVGLLTAVMGALFALQRHDMKELLAYSTVSQLGLLVAVIGVGTTEAMLAASVHVVAHALFKSAAFMHVGLMERRTGTRDLRRLRGLARSMPWAATMITLAVASMAGVLPTLGFISKEMIFEAMLGAPAAAAVGWLVALVAAAGAVLTVAYSARVILTLLPGAAPEVRPWRPTASMSAAISLTALAGAVLGVAAWLPADLVRNAAAATAGTPLAEVGGVYLWHGFGGPLMLSVLAIAAGVLLTVWRGHTDRLLDRALFPGSGVRAVQALHDGTIAFGRRVGALTRSNAPAAHIATPVVLLGLAGLGVVAVWPGAPPTLRPHALDVGLLVVLVVGIVTVVRARVRLTAVIATGVVGFSVAVWFFVLGASDVALTQLLVEILTVVIMVLVLRRMRPHFAPVGTRRSVLAAAAALAAGITATLATLAFTGHRPLSPAGEHFLREAQSLTGGTNIVNTILVDFRALDTFGELVVVAVAAMAVSALLTAHPAVEGTPQPQVDNPLSDPQRNAVFLTVLDRFLVPLMLLGSLYALLRGHTAPGGGFIAALLGTCALALAYLSASSARTRMLQRPYLAIAGAGIVVAVATGALGLFDGSFLRPLHAEVLGVKLTTALVFDVGVYLAVFGVILAALRLLGTPSADLPGRQPSMPPDQPHTDVRQTGGALP